ACCCTGCCCTCCCTCTTCCCCACACAGCCTCGACACTCCATTGCTAGACCGAGAGCAGAGCTGCATTACCGAACCAGGAGCACCGAGCACGCCAAGGCCGCAGCCACGAGCTAGCAGCAGCGAGGCCGCGCCTGCCGCTCGTGCtgccaggaggaggaggaggaggaggaggtgcgaTTCCAAAGGGGCAAAAGGCGCGGGGAGCAAAAaggggcgaggcgaggcgagggcCGGGGTAAAAGGAGGGGGGAGTGGAGGGCATCCAGCGCAATCCACCCAGCTAAAGCGCCTCCGCCTGACTGATTGGAGGAAGTGTGCGCCGCAAGCGAAGCGAGCGACGACCGCATCGCGCGCGGCTGCCACCGACactccccccgccgccgccgatcgGAGCGGCGCGCCAGATCCAGCTGCCGCCGGGATTTGGGCGCCCCGCCGGATCTGCATTCCGCGCAGCGCCTGCCTGAGCCGCGCCTCTCGCCCCCAGTAAGTCCCCGCTCCCCCTCTGCGCCATGCCTGCATACCATCTCTCTCTGTTTTCCTGTATTTTTCGCTGTCGCCATGGCGCGGCTCCGCTTGCTGCTCGTGCAATGGTGCGTGAATTTCTGGGTTGTTTTCGCCTTATCTGCGATGGTTCTCTTCAAGAGTTCGAATAGTGTTCATCGTTCAAAAAAAGCTCCTCGGTTCAAGCCGTGCTCTCCGGATGGATTTCACTGTTTATCAGCCCGGTTTCTCGTTACAGTCCCCGGGCATCTTCGTTTCACTGGGCGCCGCTCGTTTTGCCCTCCCGGACTTCCCGGCTCGTGTCCCCTTGTCTCTTATGAATGAAATCATACCACTAGTAGTAGTCCAGTCCCAGTGAAATCGCACAGCGTCGGTTCGTCAACAACTGCTGCGCTAGCTCTCGCTAGCGCAATCAATCAGTCAGGTCAGGCACCATGCCGTGGTCGCTCGCTTTGGTCACGTTTTGTCTACTCCATGATTTCGTCCCAAGACTTCCATTCCACCCAGTGAATGAAATTGCCACCCCACACAGTACCGATTTTTAGTTTTTTACCCGTGACAGCATCGAACAACAAGTACGGCCACGACTTCCTTCCTTTGCTCCGGTGGTATTTGAATCGTTGGTACTACTCCGGGAGTACAAGATTGGTAAAAAGAGATCGTACAAGATTAGTAAAAGGAGACGGTAAAAATGGACGCGCCTGCTAGCTAGAACCCGCAAGGAAAGGATTTAAGAGGAGTGTCACATCTGGTTAAAATCCAATCAGCCGAGGGAGCACCACCATTAATGGCCCGTATCGTGTTTGTGGTAGCTCTGGGCTTTCACTCCGGCTCACGCGCGCCATCATCTTTATTATAGCCAGAGCCACCTCCCGTTCAAGAAGAATCCACTTTCTTCCCCGAGGCGGCGAGGTGGGTCGTCCGGTCATCTCATCCACCCCGTCCGTCCGTCAGCCAGTCCGGCCACGGCCAAACCAAACCCTCCGCATGGGCTTAAATAAAACATTCGATGCGGCCACGCCGGCCATTACTCCCGCGGGCGTCTTAGGTGCCGCCCTTAACTGCCGCGCTTGCCGAGACCGAGGCCGCCCCCCCTTGTTGCCGTCCGCGTCAAACTCCACACGCTACAGCCTGGGCGCCATGGTCCATGCATAGAGATACTGCTGCTGCCTTAATTAAGCCCAGTTAGGTGAGCACAGCCACAAGATGAGCCATGACTATTGAGTACGTGACACGACTCTTACTTGCCCCGCGTCAATGCCCTGGCCTAGCTCTGGCGTGACGGTGATCGGATCGGATCGGCTGTTGCTGCTGCAACTTGGCGGCCTCTCGGGTGGGGGGCACCCCGACTTTGGACGGGATCGGGAATTCTTTTGGCCTACTTGCCCTCCTCCTTGTTGGCCATGGTCCTATCTATCTATCTTAGTATCCTATATAGCCCTAGCTGTGTGAATTGTCACGCAGGCTTCGTCATTTGGATCTTGCCAAATGGAATATGTGATGCTGGCTGGATGCTTCAGGTACGCGGGGTTTATGTTGCGTACCTTGAGCTGATCTGTTCTGTGGATTGGTTGCGAGTGGTTGATTGGTTGTATTATTGTACAATACCATATATGGTGGACCGATTGTGATCTCAACTGAAGTGTGTACTTGCCCAACCACCGGTGTCCCACTGTATGTGTATGACCTTGTGTGCGGATTGGGGATTCTTTGCATGCAGTGTGAATTATGGATGTTTTATGCGCACGCAGGAAAAAGATCACTGATAACCTTTCCATATAGTGACAATGGTGGAGTCAAATACTTGCTTACTGAATTTGGTTTGCTGGTCACGTATATGAACATATTTTGTCTGATAGTTTGTGCTGGTTTTTTGTGCGTTTCCCTTCTTAAAAATTGGCTTATGATGTATTTTGTTGGCTTTCCTCGTCAATTCCACTGTCCTCTATAGCTTTAGCCTTTAGCTGTATTATTACAAAAACTTACGCTATTGGAGTTTGGATACATGCGCCAGTTTGTCAGCTCATTGTAGGAAACCTGAGTTGTAAGGAACACCGTACATATCAGGGCTTCCATATAGTGACAACGGTGGAGAGTCAAATGCTTGCCAGCTATTTTGTTGTATGACTTTATATGCAAATTTGGTTCTTGCAAGTACTGTCAATACTGAAATTTGTATGGATGTGAAAGGAAAGGAGAGCTTTTCCTTGCCATGATGCTTTTTTCATTTGTCTGCTCTCAAATGATACATTTCATTTGATGTCTATCTACTGTTGCCTTTGTCTTGTCATCGTAGTTGTTGACAAACAAACACAAATTCAGTTACTATTTAGCAACGCACTTGTATATGATCGATATATATATGGGCAAGTTTGTTGCATTAGGTTCGCTGATTACAGATATTTACCTTCTTTGATCAGATACATTGTGTGAGATGGACCGGCGTAGTTGGCCGTGGAAGAAGAAATCATCGGACAAATCCTCAAACGCAGATGTCTTGCAGAACTCTAATCAAGCAGAACAGGTTTGTGTCTTCAGTACTATTTTGATTTGGATTTGTTCAAGTGTCAGTGGTGTCATTCTATAGTACTGTCTGTCCTCAAATTTCCTGATTGACAAAGCTAATGCAAATAGTTCATAATTTCAGTAGCACAGATGTTCTTATGATTCAACCAGTGGTTTAAGATTTAAACCCTAGTGTATTTGTATAACCTAGATACATTGCGAAGAATCAATAAAATGCTGCCATTTCCAACAACAACAAAATCCTTACCAAGTGATTGTGCATGATCTGCTGCCTCAAGTTGCTGCCCTTGCAGCCAATTTTTTTAGCTACTTATTTTGCCCACATGAGTGTCTTGTGTTGGCTGTGTTTCAAACCTGTATGACAATGTTTGTTTCCTTCTAAAATTAACTTTTATTTTGCAGGAGGATAAAGCTCCGAAATTTGTGCAGATTTCACCGGAAACATATGCACATCTTACTGATTCTGAAGAACAAGTGAAAGTCTTGGATGAAAAGGTGAAAACCTTGAATGAGAAACTGTCTGCATCACAATCTGAGATCACTACCAAAGATGCCCTAGTGAAACAACATGCTAAAGTTGCTGAAGAAGCTGTATCAGGTGCGTAAAAGAACTCTATATTcattctctctctcttttctggATCTGGGTAGAATTATTTACTCTCTATAACTGCTGTCTGTTACTAGACCTTCCTCATTTTCCATAAACCTTACAGCAGTGAATGATAGTTTACTTTAATAGGCAGAAAATATTTCTCCAGTGATCTGTGCTCCTTTTATGAAATGACTATAATTAAATTATTGATGGTATGCATATTTTGTTATGTTAGGTTGGGAGAAAGCTGAAGCGGAGGCTTCGGCACTGAAGGTTCAGCTAGAAACTGTTACATTGTCTAAGCTAGCAGCTGAGGAAAGAGCTGCCCATCTGGATGGTGCTCTAAAGGAATGCATGAAGCAAGTAAGAACTGTGAAGGAAGAAGGCGAGCAGAAGCTACATGATGTAGTTTTTGCGAAAACCAAACAGTGGGAGAAGATAAAGGCCGAGTTGGAAGAAAAGTTGCTTGAATTTGACCATGAGCTCATAAGGGCTGGTGCTGAGAATGATGCACTCTCAAGATCACTCCAAGAGCGGGCAGATTTGTTGATGAAAATTGATGAGGAAAAGGCTCAAGCAGAAGCTGAAATTGAAGTCTTGAAAAGCACAATTCAGTCAGGTGAAAGGGAAATAAATTCGCTGAAGTATGAAGTACATGTTGTCACCAAAGAGCTTGAAATCCGCAATGAAGAAAAGAACATGAGTGTGCGCTCAGCTGATGTAGCAACTAAACAGCACCTGGAGGATGTTAAGAAAATCACAAAACTGGAAGCTGAATGCCAAAGATTGCGTGGTCTTGTTCGGAAAAAGTTACCGGGCCCTGCTGCATTAGCTCAGATGAAAATGGAAGTTGAGAGCctaggaatgggcagagattatGGAGACAACAGATTGCGACGATCCCCTGCAAAGAATAATAGCTTCCATCGTCCTATGTCCCCTATGTCTCCAGTTCCTGATTATGCTTTTGATAACCTACAGCACATGCAGAAAGAGAATGAGTTTCTGACTGCACGTTTGTTAACTATGGAAGAAGAAACTAAGATGCTCAAAGAGGCATTGACAAAACGGAACAGTGAGCTACAAACTTCAAGAAGCATGTACGCTAAGATAGCGGGCAAGCTTCGCACCTTGGAAGTTCAAATGGTGACTGGTAACCAACGTAAGAGTCCATCAAATCCAAACATGGATATCCACTTTGATGGTGCACATAGTCAAAATGGAAGCAATCCACCTAGTATGACTTCCATGTCTGAAGATGGTGTTGATGATGAAGGCAGTTGTACCGAGTCTTGGGCCAATGCTCTGGTATCTGAGCTATCACACATCAAGAAAGAGAAAGTAGCTAAGAGCAGTGTGACTGATGGCTCCAGTCGGTTGGAACTGATGGATGACTTCCTAGAGATGGAGAGATTAGCTTGTTTGCCTTCTGAAGCCAACGGCCATGACAATGCTGTTGACAAAATAAAGATCGTTGATGCTGAGGCTGCTGTATCTGGTCTTACTGAGAGTGATGGTGTTAAAGATTTGCAGTCAGTACCATTGCCTGGAACTCCATCTAGTAAACAGCAGCTGTCCGAGGGATCTCCACTCTTGAAACTGCAGTCCAGATTATCTTCCTTGCTGGACTCTGAATCACCACA
This genomic window from Aegilops tauschii subsp. strangulata cultivar AL8/78 chromosome 4, Aet v6.0, whole genome shotgun sequence contains:
- the LOC109783128 gene encoding filament-like plant protein 4, whose translation is MDRRSWPWKKKSSDKSSNADVLQNSNQAEQEDKAPKFVQISPETYAHLTDSEEQVKVLDEKVKTLNEKLSASQSEITTKDALVKQHAKVAEEAVSGWEKAEAEASALKVQLETVTLSKLAAEERAAHLDGALKECMKQVRTVKEEGEQKLHDVVFAKTKQWEKIKAELEEKLLEFDHELIRAGAENDALSRSLQERADLLMKIDEEKAQAEAEIEVLKSTIQSGEREINSLKYEVHVVTKELEIRNEEKNMSVRSADVATKQHLEDVKKITKLEAECQRLRGLVRKKLPGPAALAQMKMEVESLGMGRDYGDNRLRRSPAKNNSFHRPMSPMSPVPDYAFDNLQHMQKENEFLTARLLTMEEETKMLKEALTKRNSELQTSRSMYAKIAGKLRTLEVQMVTGNQRKSPSNPNMDIHFDGAHSQNGSNPPSMTSMSEDGVDDEGSCTESWANALVSELSHIKKEKVAKSSVTDGSSRLELMDDFLEMERLACLPSEANGHDNAVDKIKIVDAEAAVSGLTESDGVKDLQSVPLPGTPSSKQQLSEGSPLLKLQSRLSSLLDSESPQNNAGKVLNSIRNILKDIEEEADLMNVSKMVEVSESESLMNQDKRLSIGSKHSMDQEVINAVLKIQDFVKSLDQEMSKHQRPSSDYDGLSEKIQQFSALVEKVLSNENVINDIIMTLSHILSETSEIKFTMLRDSTNEADSNNLDYVDKVTLLENKVQPHSSSGPCPLIPHPSSDPEIVGPNDAGFDVKTAVQMCSPEDYERLKSEKINLETELARCSEMIEDTKCRFSEMEKNLEELTSKLSASENSNSLAETQLKCMVESYKILESRKVELEKEIEVLQSKIETLTAELGDERQSHLDDLARYKDLEEKMERYENEQSSMHVEEVDDTKSKQEVEIAAAAEKLAECQETMLILGRQLQAMRPPAESMGASPTRQRMEDFLQDAAGTTEGGEYAQKPSGQHDTDQEMLESGNVSPLNGYKTHMTPSDVDGSPSLSTNSSKRPKHRSRSSSSSSFPNQLPEKQSRGFSRFFAKGKE